A window of Raineyella sp. W15-4 contains these coding sequences:
- a CDS encoding LysR family transcriptional regulator, whose product MDSDDVDTRLVRAYLAVAREGSFTRAAAVLGVTQQAVSHQVRRLEDLLGQRLFVRHGAGVALTAKGFDLRPQAEALVRAADVMFRRARGAEGVIRVGEIRGRRMMQEVWASHRRHRPQDVVSVQDLTGEEQVEALLAGHLDIAMDRLTEELPGIAQTPLRFDPLMVMTVRELDHPTLRSTRLGNAFTSRERFRGWQKFCSVVQEELNLVFERVPHDITMLEAIGQGQIRGAYPPVVALQGLRDYPGAEGFTFQWFEDVQPYFAWSLLWRTDETRSEVLAFVDTARDVARAKGWLRLAPGAAPAWFPSDGVLGAADAEPA is encoded by the coding sequence ATGGACAGCGACGACGTGGACACCCGGCTGGTGCGGGCCTACCTCGCGGTGGCGCGGGAGGGCAGCTTCACCCGCGCCGCGGCGGTGCTCGGGGTCACCCAGCAGGCGGTCAGCCACCAGGTGCGCCGACTGGAGGATCTGCTCGGGCAGCGGCTCTTCGTCCGGCACGGCGCCGGGGTGGCGCTGACCGCGAAGGGTTTCGACCTGCGTCCGCAGGCCGAGGCGCTGGTCCGGGCCGCCGACGTGATGTTCCGGCGGGCCCGCGGCGCCGAGGGGGTGATCCGGGTCGGTGAGATCCGCGGCCGGCGGATGATGCAGGAGGTGTGGGCCAGCCATCGGCGGCACCGGCCGCAGGACGTCGTCAGCGTCCAGGACCTCACCGGGGAGGAGCAGGTGGAGGCACTGCTGGCCGGCCACCTCGACATCGCGATGGACCGGCTCACCGAGGAACTGCCGGGGATCGCCCAGACCCCGCTGCGGTTCGACCCGCTGATGGTGATGACCGTACGCGAGCTCGACCATCCGACCCTGCGCAGCACCCGGTTGGGCAACGCGTTCACCTCCCGGGAGCGGTTCCGCGGCTGGCAGAAGTTCTGCTCGGTGGTGCAGGAGGAGCTCAACCTGGTGTTCGAGCGCGTCCCGCACGACATCACCATGCTGGAGGCGATCGGGCAGGGCCAGATCCGCGGGGCCTATCCGCCGGTCGTCGCGCTGCAGGGGCTGCGGGACTACCCGGGTGCGGAGGGCTTCACCTTCCAGTGGTTCGAGGACGTGCAGCCGTATTTCGCCTGGTCACTGCTGTGGCGGACCGACGAGACCCGCTCGGAGGTGCTGGCCTTCGTCGACACCGCCCGGGACGTGGCCCGGGCCAAGGGATGGCTCCGGTTGGCGCCCGGTGCGGCCCCGGCCTGGTTCCCCTCCGACGGGGTGCTCGGGGCCGCGGACGCGGAGCCGGCGTAG
- a CDS encoding PEP/pyruvate-binding domain-containing protein, which yields MTGYVLGFEQLDATMIAVAGGKGANLGELSRIDGVRVPEGFCITTDAHTDAVAGDPALAALLEGLSRLGADDTKGIGGAVSTAPTGTWSCSDPDVMQLSGTGRTGPPVVSPTDGTLDP from the coding sequence ATGACCGGATACGTGCTGGGGTTCGAGCAGCTCGACGCGACGATGATCGCGGTCGCCGGTGGCAAGGGCGCCAATCTGGGAGAACTGTCCCGGATCGACGGGGTGCGGGTGCCCGAGGGATTCTGCATCACCACCGACGCGCATACGGACGCCGTCGCCGGCGACCCGGCACTGGCTGCGCTGCTCGAGGGGCTGTCCCGCCTCGGTGCCGACGACACCAAGGGCATCGGCGGAGCCGTGTCAACGGCACCGACGGGTACGTGGAGCTGCTCTGACCCGGACGTGATGCAGCTCTCGGGAACCGGGCGCACCGGCCCTCCCGTCGTGTCCCCCACCGATGGGACGCTGGACCCATGA
- a CDS encoding MarR family winged helix-turn-helix transcriptional regulator has translation MCSAAPPAPDAPDAPDRVTQLGQLADLIVRVARRIEAHRFQDPGITPLGAVESMLLRYVDDHPGTSRTQVAADLVMQGSNASAGLRSLEAKGLVTRTADPHDGRVAHLNLTDEARQIAARVRAEWGSLLETLLPESTDVTAAVALLAALDTPQDQQPRTSPAGS, from the coding sequence ATGTGCAGTGCCGCGCCCCCCGCACCCGATGCGCCCGACGCGCCCGATCGGGTCACCCAGCTCGGCCAACTGGCCGACCTCATCGTCCGCGTCGCCCGCAGGATCGAGGCACACCGCTTCCAGGACCCGGGGATCACCCCGCTCGGCGCGGTGGAGAGCATGCTGCTGCGGTACGTCGATGACCACCCCGGGACCAGCCGTACCCAGGTCGCCGCGGACCTCGTCATGCAGGGCAGCAATGCCAGCGCGGGACTTCGTTCACTGGAGGCCAAGGGCCTGGTGACCAGGACGGCCGACCCGCACGACGGACGCGTGGCCCACCTGAACCTGACCGACGAGGCCCGGCAGATCGCCGCTCGGGTCCGGGCCGAATGGGGCAGCCTGCTCGAAACCCTCCTCCCGGAGTCGACCGACGTCACAGCAGCTGTCGCTCTCCTCGCCGCCCTCGACACACCCCAGGATCAGCAGCCGCGGACAAGCCCGGCCGGCTCGTGA
- a CDS encoding DHA2 family efflux MFS transporter permease subunit yields MATPMKPSHPFLVLLGPLISGFIGLFSEAALNIALPDFMGIFRISAATVQWLTTGYLLVVGVLLPMSSLLVRWFTTRQLVFTTQVAFVVGAVVSGLSGSFGMLLVGRLIQGIATGILIPLIVSTAVAAFPPQRRGRAMGLIGLVLMFAPAISPVVAGLILELASWKWIFWMMLPFVVASFIVSVIFLRNVREITRPHVDVASIVLSTAGFGLFVFGLSSIADQGWSSPLVYGSLVVGVMALVLFVRRQLRLTDPVLDVRAFTRRNFSVAAATIFVNGALVLSVIYLIPMYLQQGLAVGALAAGLVMLPGGLVNGVFSVWAGRATDLHKPWVLARIGFGVAIVGGLLFLLIGAGTPIWLLILAHSVVMVGVPIAMTSGQTYGLNSLPSSLGADGSTIVSTLQQIGGAVGTALGANLLSVGTQSAPPVATVAAATVTGVRYGFLCALVLAAVGLVLACLFRTPQHASAGDRREVTG; encoded by the coding sequence TTGGCAACCCCCATGAAGCCGTCCCACCCGTTCCTGGTCCTGCTCGGGCCGCTCATCTCCGGGTTCATCGGCCTGTTCAGTGAGGCGGCCCTGAATATCGCTCTGCCGGACTTCATGGGCATCTTCCGGATCAGCGCGGCGACGGTGCAGTGGCTGACGACCGGGTACCTGCTTGTCGTCGGCGTGCTGTTGCCGATGTCGAGCCTGCTCGTCCGCTGGTTCACCACCCGGCAGTTGGTGTTCACCACCCAGGTCGCGTTCGTCGTGGGCGCTGTCGTCAGTGGCCTGTCCGGAAGTTTCGGCATGCTCCTCGTCGGACGACTCATCCAGGGCATCGCCACCGGCATCCTCATTCCGCTCATTGTCAGCACCGCCGTCGCCGCGTTCCCTCCGCAGCGGCGGGGGCGGGCAATGGGCCTCATCGGGTTGGTCCTCATGTTCGCTCCTGCCATCAGTCCGGTCGTCGCCGGCCTGATCCTGGAGCTGGCGAGCTGGAAATGGATCTTCTGGATGATGCTCCCGTTCGTGGTGGCCTCGTTCATCGTCTCGGTCATCTTCCTGCGCAACGTCCGGGAGATCACCCGACCCCACGTCGACGTGGCGTCGATCGTCCTGTCGACAGCGGGCTTCGGGCTGTTCGTCTTCGGTCTGAGCTCGATCGCCGACCAGGGCTGGTCCAGCCCGCTCGTCTACGGCAGTCTCGTCGTCGGTGTGATGGCCCTGGTGCTGTTCGTACGGCGGCAGCTGCGCCTGACCGATCCCGTCCTCGATGTCCGGGCTTTCACCCGGCGCAACTTCTCGGTGGCCGCGGCGACCATCTTCGTCAACGGCGCCCTGGTCCTGAGCGTCATCTACCTGATCCCGATGTACCTCCAGCAAGGCCTGGCCGTCGGGGCCCTGGCTGCCGGGCTCGTCATGCTCCCGGGTGGGCTTGTCAACGGAGTCTTCTCGGTCTGGGCGGGCCGGGCGACCGACCTCCACAAGCCCTGGGTTCTTGCCCGGATCGGCTTCGGCGTCGCGATTGTCGGCGGCCTGCTCTTCCTGCTCATCGGTGCCGGCACGCCGATCTGGCTGCTGATCCTCGCCCACAGTGTCGTCATGGTCGGTGTCCCGATCGCCATGACGTCGGGTCAGACCTACGGACTCAACTCGCTGCCGAGCAGCCTCGGCGCCGACGGAAGCACCATCGTCAGCACTCTGCAGCAGATCGGTGGGGCCGTCGGCACCGCGCTCGGCGCCAATCTGCTCAGTGTGGGCACACAGTCCGCTCCGCCAGTCGCGACCGTCGCCGCAGCTACAGTCACCGGGGTGCGGTACGGCTTCTTGTGCGCCCTCGTCCTGGCGGCCGTCGGACTCGTCCTTGCCTGCCTGTTCCGGACTCCCCAGCACGCCTCGGCGGGGGATCGGAGGGAGGTGACAGGCTAG
- a CDS encoding SRPBCC family protein gives MAGHSITVSGTVAARPERVWRVLTDLDHATTTIPSITAVERLTEGPYDVGTRWRETRTMLGRTETQELEVAEAVPEVRTVVSSVAEGVFYTTTMELNPQGGGTLLTITFAADQPGASRLQRVLWTVMGPLGAAFTRRMLRRELEEIRIAATNAD, from the coding sequence GTGGCAGGACACTCCATCACCGTCAGCGGCACCGTCGCCGCCCGTCCCGAACGGGTGTGGCGGGTGCTCACCGACCTCGACCACGCGACCACGACGATCCCGAGCATCACCGCGGTGGAACGGCTCACCGAGGGGCCGTACGACGTCGGCACCCGTTGGCGGGAGACACGGACGATGCTGGGCCGCACCGAGACCCAGGAACTGGAGGTCGCGGAAGCGGTCCCCGAGGTCCGTACGGTCGTCAGCTCGGTCGCCGAGGGGGTCTTCTACACCACGACGATGGAGCTCAACCCGCAGGGTGGCGGCACCCTGCTCACCATCACCTTCGCCGCCGACCAGCCGGGGGCCTCCCGGCTGCAGCGGGTGCTGTGGACGGTGATGGGCCCGCTCGGCGCCGCGTTCACCCGGCGGATGCTGCGACGGGAGCTGGAGGAGATCCGCATCGCGGCGACCAACGCCGACTGA
- a CDS encoding IS3 family transposase encodes MIFAAIADWADSSAYPVTFMCDQLGVSRSGYYKWRSISPSEREHADAKLSRLIKGYFDALAGNPGVRRIHAELAAAGYYVGRRRVWRLMRALGLQGRHPRVWKRTTEPGDRPVPAPDLIARDFSAKKPNQKWCGDITYIKTWNGWAYLATVIDLHSRKVVGWALDTHMRTSLVTDALDMAVKHRRPPRRVIFHSDRGTQYTSQDFAAYCKKHKIRRSLGRTGICYDNAVSESFFASYKKELIHTRPWPDLQSLKKATFSWIEEYYNRTRRHSALEYLTPEEFELGYRHLYELAS; translated from the coding sequence GTGATCTTCGCCGCGATCGCGGACTGGGCCGACTCGAGCGCCTACCCCGTCACGTTCATGTGCGATCAACTCGGCGTCTCCAGATCGGGCTACTACAAATGGCGCTCAATATCGCCGTCGGAACGCGAGCACGCCGACGCGAAGTTGTCCCGGCTGATCAAGGGCTACTTCGACGCGCTGGCCGGTAACCCGGGCGTGCGCCGGATCCATGCCGAACTCGCCGCCGCTGGTTACTACGTCGGTCGCAGGCGCGTGTGGCGCCTCATGCGTGCCCTCGGTCTGCAGGGACGCCACCCCAGGGTCTGGAAGCGCACCACCGAGCCCGGAGACCGGCCCGTGCCGGCGCCCGACCTGATCGCCCGCGACTTCAGCGCCAAGAAACCGAACCAGAAATGGTGTGGTGATATCACCTACATCAAGACCTGGAACGGGTGGGCCTACCTGGCGACCGTGATCGACCTGCACTCACGCAAGGTTGTTGGCTGGGCACTCGATACCCACATGCGAACGTCTCTGGTCACCGATGCGCTGGATATGGCAGTCAAGCACCGCAGGCCACCTCGACGCGTGATATTTCACAGCGATCGTGGAACGCAATACACCTCGCAGGATTTCGCCGCCTACTGCAAGAAGCACAAGATTCGCCGTTCCCTGGGTCGGACCGGGATCTGCTACGACAACGCCGTATCCGAGTCGTTCTTTGCCAGCTACAAGAAGGAACTGATCCACACCCGCCCCTGGCCGGACCTGCAGTCGTTGAAGAAAGCAACATTCAGCTGGATCGAGGAGTACTACAACCGCACACGCCGCCACTCCGCACTCGAATACTTGACACCAGAAGAATTCGAACTAGGATATAGACACCTCTACGAACTCGCCAGCTAA
- a CDS encoding transposase, producing MGSTRRRFTDEYKANAVSLVIDGGRTNPDVARSIGVHEMTLGKWVKKARDEGKQPDRELNGDERAELERLREENKRLRMEAEFAKKVAAWFAKDQR from the coding sequence ATGGGATCGACCCGGCGACGCTTCACCGATGAGTACAAAGCGAACGCGGTATCCTTGGTCATCGATGGTGGCCGAACGAACCCTGATGTTGCCCGCAGTATCGGCGTCCACGAGATGACCTTGGGGAAATGGGTGAAGAAGGCACGCGACGAGGGAAAGCAGCCTGACCGTGAACTGAACGGCGACGAACGAGCCGAGCTCGAGCGCCTTCGCGAGGAGAACAAGCGGCTGCGGATGGAGGCGGAGTTCGCAAAAAAAGTAGCTGCCTGGTTCGCGAAAGACCAGCGGTGA
- a CDS encoding flavin-containing monooxygenase: protein MSTNPETVQTAQGTPAAITQATSVSAAAAVTDDTSGVHDHAVIVIGAGFAGIYAIHTFRDRLGLDVLGFDAAGDVGGTWYWNRYPGARVDIESVHYSYSFDPELQQEWHWTEKFAAQPEILRYLNHCADRYDVRRSIRFGTRVVEASWDGTVDRWRVRTDAGEAHTARWLVSGAGTLSVPKTPEFRGIEDFAGRTLLTGNWREDVDLTGKRVGIIGVGSSGIQAISEISKVADALYVFQRTPNYATPIGNHPTDPAEEAADKARYAELRDASRHHFLGVPYADVQPSALAVSAEERREVFDDRWDRGGFRFFIDSFGDILFDKAANDTAADYVRDRIRERVTDPGTAELLCPTDYPYGTKRPPLETDYYEAYNRPGTRLVDVKANPIDTIVPNGVRLADGTEYDVDVLILATGFDACTGPLLAMNITGRDGVRLADAWADGPQTYLGLTMAGFPNLFAVTGPQSPSVLYNMPLAIEDHIDVIADAISYMREHGHTVMEATAQAQDQWVYETNALCDLTLLPTSASSWYMGANVPGKPRRVLVYLGGAPRYRAICDNVQRNDYRGFAFASTSAGLGSDAASPALDPSLIFIVEALRAQGFTGFPDAGVDGSRAAVEGFVDLQAPRKEVGAVVDRAYGTDPEQRLRIFVPEGEGPFPVAVYIHGGGFVTGSIEVVDEVARDLARRAGVVVVTPTYRRAPEHRFPAAHDDAYAALRWAVDHIAAYGGDPTRLGIAGDSAGAMLAAAGAIRARQDGVALSAMLLVNPLVNPVADTPSRREYAEGYVIELADLQWFGAQYLNGPDELADPRLALDTADLVGLPPTLILTSEYDTLRDEAEQFAEQLIGAGVETSVQRFDGMTHDAFLLSGAVPRCVEQRVAAGDFLRRALVEAVGEPASTVA from the coding sequence GTGTCCACCAATCCGGAAACGGTCCAGACCGCCCAGGGCACGCCCGCCGCCATCACCCAGGCCACCTCCGTCAGCGCGGCCGCCGCCGTCACCGACGACACCTCCGGCGTCCATGACCACGCCGTGATCGTCATCGGTGCCGGGTTCGCCGGTATCTACGCGATCCACACGTTCCGCGACCGACTGGGCCTCGACGTGCTCGGCTTTGACGCCGCCGGCGATGTCGGTGGCACCTGGTACTGGAACCGCTATCCGGGCGCCCGAGTGGACATCGAGAGCGTCCACTACTCCTACTCCTTCGACCCGGAGCTGCAGCAGGAGTGGCACTGGACCGAGAAGTTCGCCGCCCAGCCGGAGATCCTGCGGTACCTCAACCACTGCGCCGACCGCTACGACGTCCGCCGCAGCATCCGCTTCGGCACCCGGGTCGTCGAGGCCAGCTGGGACGGGACCGTCGACCGGTGGCGGGTTCGGACCGACGCGGGTGAGGCGCACACCGCCCGCTGGCTCGTCTCCGGCGCCGGCACCCTGTCGGTGCCCAAGACGCCCGAGTTCCGCGGCATCGAGGACTTCGCGGGTCGTACGCTGCTCACCGGCAACTGGCGTGAGGATGTCGATCTGACCGGCAAGCGGGTCGGCATCATCGGCGTCGGGTCCAGCGGCATCCAGGCGATCAGCGAGATCAGCAAGGTCGCCGACGCGCTGTACGTGTTCCAGCGCACCCCGAACTACGCCACCCCGATCGGCAACCACCCGACCGACCCGGCCGAGGAGGCCGCCGACAAGGCCCGCTACGCCGAGCTGCGGGACGCCTCCCGCCATCACTTCCTCGGCGTCCCGTACGCCGACGTCCAGCCATCGGCGCTGGCGGTGTCGGCGGAGGAGCGCCGCGAGGTGTTCGACGACCGCTGGGACCGTGGCGGCTTCCGGTTCTTCATCGACAGCTTCGGCGACATCCTGTTCGACAAGGCCGCCAACGACACCGCCGCGGACTACGTTCGCGACCGGATCCGCGAGCGGGTGACCGACCCGGGCACCGCCGAGCTGCTCTGCCCGACCGACTACCCGTACGGCACCAAGCGCCCGCCGCTGGAGACCGACTACTACGAGGCCTACAACCGGCCCGGCACCCGGCTCGTCGACGTGAAGGCCAACCCGATCGACACCATCGTGCCGAACGGGGTACGGCTGGCCGACGGCACCGAGTACGACGTCGACGTGCTGATCCTGGCCACCGGCTTCGATGCCTGCACCGGCCCGCTGCTGGCGATGAACATCACCGGCCGCGACGGGGTACGCCTGGCCGATGCGTGGGCCGACGGCCCGCAGACCTACCTCGGGCTGACCATGGCCGGCTTCCCGAACCTCTTCGCCGTCACCGGCCCGCAGAGTCCGTCGGTGCTCTACAACATGCCGCTGGCGATCGAGGATCACATCGACGTCATCGCCGACGCGATCAGCTACATGCGCGAGCACGGCCACACCGTGATGGAGGCCACCGCGCAGGCGCAGGACCAGTGGGTATACGAGACGAACGCGCTGTGCGACCTGACGCTGCTGCCGACCTCGGCCTCGTCCTGGTACATGGGGGCGAACGTCCCGGGCAAGCCCCGTCGGGTACTGGTCTACCTCGGAGGTGCGCCGCGCTACCGCGCGATCTGCGACAACGTCCAGCGCAACGACTACCGGGGCTTTGCGTTTGCGTCGACCAGCGCCGGCCTGGGGTCCGATGCCGCGTCGCCCGCCCTGGACCCCTCGCTGATTTTCATCGTCGAGGCGCTGCGGGCGCAGGGCTTCACCGGCTTCCCGGACGCCGGCGTCGACGGCAGCCGGGCCGCCGTCGAGGGCTTCGTGGACCTGCAGGCTCCGAGGAAGGAGGTCGGCGCGGTCGTCGACCGGGCGTACGGGACCGATCCGGAGCAGCGGCTGCGGATCTTCGTGCCCGAGGGGGAGGGCCCGTTCCCGGTCGCGGTGTACATCCACGGCGGCGGTTTCGTCACCGGCAGCATCGAGGTGGTCGACGAGGTGGCGCGCGACCTGGCCCGTCGGGCCGGGGTGGTCGTCGTGACGCCCACCTACCGTCGGGCGCCGGAGCATCGGTTCCCGGCCGCCCACGACGACGCGTACGCCGCTCTGCGCTGGGCGGTCGACCACATCGCGGCGTACGGCGGCGACCCCACCCGCCTCGGCATCGCCGGCGACTCCGCCGGCGCCATGCTCGCCGCCGCAGGGGCGATCCGGGCCCGGCAGGATGGGGTCGCGTTGTCGGCGATGCTGCTGGTCAACCCGCTGGTCAACCCGGTCGCCGACACCCCGTCACGCCGGGAGTACGCCGAGGGCTACGTGATCGAGCTCGCCGACCTGCAGTGGTTCGGCGCGCAATACCTCAACGGCCCGGATGAGCTGGCCGACCCGCGGCTGGCCCTGGACACCGCCGACCTGGTCGGTCTGCCCCCGACGCTGATTCTCACCAGTGAGTACGACACGCTGCGCGACGAGGCCGAACAGTTCGCCGAGCAGTTGATCGGCGCCGGGGTGGAGACGAGCGTGCAGCGCTTCGACGGGATGACCCACGACGCCTTCCTCCTGTCGGGTGCGGTGCCCCGCTGCGTCGAACAGCGGGTCGCTGCAGGCGACTTCCTGCGTCGCGCGCTGGTCGAGGCGGTCGGCGAGCCGGCCTCCACCGTGGCGTGA
- a CDS encoding VOC family protein, whose translation MTITLNHTIVNATDKHASATFMTELLGLAPPVTYGPFVVVQIGDTSLDFADDHAPRGFQRQHYAFLVSEEEFDAIWGRIRVRGLTFWADPYHHAEGTINHHDGGRGLYWKDPDGHNLEIITVPYGGRP comes from the coding sequence ATGACCATCACGCTCAACCACACCATCGTCAACGCAACCGACAAGCATGCCTCCGCCACATTCATGACCGAGTTGCTCGGCCTCGCTCCCCCGGTGACGTACGGTCCGTTCGTCGTCGTCCAGATCGGGGACACCTCGTTGGACTTCGCCGACGACCATGCGCCGCGCGGCTTCCAGCGCCAGCACTACGCGTTCCTCGTCTCCGAGGAGGAGTTCGACGCGATCTGGGGCCGCATCAGGGTGCGCGGCCTGACCTTCTGGGCGGATCCGTACCATCACGCCGAGGGCACCATCAACCACCACGACGGTGGACGTGGCCTCTACTGGAAGGACCCGGACGGCCACAACCTGGAGATCATCACCGTCCCGTACGGCGGCAGACCCTGA